A region from the Vicia villosa cultivar HV-30 ecotype Madison, WI linkage group LG3, Vvil1.0, whole genome shotgun sequence genome encodes:
- the LOC131655889 gene encoding uncharacterized protein LOC131655889 translates to MSDFSMYDDDPEPFEFSCRRFVYKNKAQIIKDQQIKVAMDDYRERSRNLSVFDAISVPKISGKCGGTGPLPITEDVRLRLTPLCNLALEKYNADKDTHFVFANIVKSTWSPTTGNMYYITFQAQDSSTSLTTFQAQVSNHRSGPKVYSCAIKT, encoded by the exons ATGAGTGATTTCTCTATGTATGACGATGATCCCGAGCCTTTCGAGTTTTCGTGCCGACGCTTTGTGTATAAGAATAAGGCTCAGATCATTAAGGATCAGCAAATTAAAGTCGCCATGGATGATTATAGAGAACGCTCTCGCAACCTAAGT GTTTTCGATGCTATCAGCGTCCCAAAAATATCAGGTAAATGTGGTGGTACAGGACCCCTTCCTATAACCGAAGATGTTCGTCTTCGCCTCACTCCCCTCTGCAACCTTGCTTTAGAAAAATACAATGCTGACAAG gATACACATTTTGTGTTTGCTAACATTGTCAAGTCAACCTGGAGCCCTACCACTGGTAATATGTATTACATTACCTTTCAAGCACAAGATTCTTCCACCTCTCTTACAACTTTTCAGGCCCAAGTCTCCAATCACAGGTCCGGGCCTAAGGTCTACTCGTGTGCCATTAAAACATAA